Proteins encoded by one window of Nitrospira sp. CR1.1:
- the ligA gene encoding NAD-dependent DNA ligase LigA yields the protein MADHSLEQRIAALRREIRHHDHLYYTKDCPAISDAEYDRLFRELVDLETAHPDLITGDSPTQRVGAPPLDELTKVSHEKPMLSLDSIVDPEDVRAFDQRMKRELETEYPVYTAEPKFDGLSVELVYDHGRFVRGATRGDGMIGEDVTVNLRTIRALPLQLHAEASPPVHLVVRGEVYMRLDEFQALNRRMTERGEEGFANPRNAAAGSLRQLDSRITASRPLTLTCYDIMALAGPTPATHWDELDALADWGLPVPEHRQRCRSIDEVLTFHRTTDAMRNELPFEIDGVVVKLDRRDWQDQLGSKSRSPRWAIAYKFAPRKEITVIQDIAVSVGRTGTLTPLALLKPVEVGGVTISRATLHNADEVARKDVRVGDTVKVERAGDVIPAIAERVPVPGEDRQAPFVMPDHCPVCGSAVAREGAYFYCTGQTVCVAQLKGAIEHFASKSALNIDGLGKKTVAQLVDVGMVKDLASLYSLTKEQLLTLEGFADRSATLLMESIDRSKAVSLERLLMGLGIRQVGQHIARVLAKHFGTLSRVMAATQEELLQVREIGPEISASLASFFSEARNRGVIERLVERGLTVAPPPAETGPGGRALAGKTFVFTGGLAGYSRDRAKELVERQGGQVSSSVSKKTAYVVAGADPGSKLDQAQKLGVKILTEAEFTDLVTPA from the coding sequence ATGGCCGACCATAGCCTTGAACAACGGATCGCGGCGCTCCGCCGGGAAATCCGGCATCACGACCATCTCTACTACACGAAAGATTGTCCGGCGATTTCCGATGCCGAGTACGACCGGCTTTTTAGAGAACTGGTCGATCTCGAGACCGCGCATCCCGATCTGATCACCGGTGATTCGCCCACCCAGCGCGTCGGCGCGCCGCCGCTCGACGAGCTCACGAAGGTGTCTCACGAGAAACCGATGCTGAGCCTGGATTCGATTGTCGATCCGGAGGATGTCCGGGCGTTCGACCAGCGCATGAAACGCGAATTGGAAACCGAATACCCCGTCTACACGGCGGAACCCAAGTTCGACGGGCTGTCGGTTGAACTGGTCTACGATCATGGCCGCTTTGTACGCGGCGCGACCCGTGGAGACGGGATGATCGGCGAAGACGTCACGGTCAATCTCCGCACGATCCGCGCCCTGCCGTTGCAGCTCCATGCCGAGGCCTCCCCCCCGGTGCACCTGGTCGTCCGCGGTGAGGTCTACATGCGGTTGGATGAGTTTCAGGCGCTGAATCGACGGATGACGGAGCGGGGCGAAGAAGGCTTTGCCAATCCCCGCAACGCGGCGGCTGGATCATTGCGGCAATTGGACAGCCGCATTACCGCCTCCCGTCCCTTGACCCTGACCTGTTACGACATCATGGCCCTCGCCGGCCCGACTCCCGCCACACATTGGGACGAGTTGGACGCGCTCGCCGACTGGGGCTTGCCCGTCCCGGAACATCGGCAGCGTTGCCGGTCCATCGACGAGGTCCTCACATTCCACCGGACCACCGACGCGATGCGGAACGAGCTGCCGTTTGAGATCGACGGCGTCGTGGTCAAACTGGACCGGCGTGATTGGCAGGATCAACTCGGCAGCAAGTCGCGTAGTCCACGTTGGGCCATCGCCTATAAGTTTGCCCCGCGAAAGGAAATTACGGTCATCCAGGATATCGCCGTCTCCGTCGGCAGAACCGGCACCCTGACACCGCTCGCGCTGCTCAAACCAGTGGAGGTAGGCGGTGTCACGATCAGCCGCGCAACCTTGCACAATGCCGACGAGGTGGCGCGGAAAGACGTGCGCGTCGGGGATACGGTGAAGGTCGAGCGGGCGGGCGATGTAATTCCGGCGATCGCCGAACGGGTGCCTGTTCCCGGAGAGGACCGGCAGGCGCCGTTCGTGATGCCGGACCATTGCCCGGTCTGCGGGTCGGCCGTCGCGCGCGAAGGCGCCTACTTCTACTGCACCGGACAGACCGTCTGTGTGGCGCAGCTGAAAGGCGCCATCGAACACTTTGCGTCGAAGAGCGCGCTGAATATCGACGGCCTGGGGAAAAAGACGGTAGCCCAGTTGGTCGATGTGGGAATGGTGAAAGACCTGGCCAGTCTATACAGTCTGACAAAGGAGCAGCTGTTGACGCTGGAGGGTTTCGCCGATCGATCGGCCACCCTGCTCATGGAATCGATCGACCGGAGCAAGGCCGTCTCGCTGGAGCGGTTGTTGATGGGATTAGGAATCCGGCAGGTGGGACAGCATATTGCCCGCGTGCTGGCAAAACACTTCGGAACTCTGTCCCGTGTGATGGCGGCAACGCAGGAGGAGCTGCTGCAGGTTCGAGAAATCGGTCCGGAGATTTCCGCCAGCCTGGCTTCGTTCTTCAGCGAAGCGAGAAATCGCGGCGTGATCGAGCGCCTCGTCGAACGAGGCCTCACGGTTGCGCCGCCGCCGGCAGAAACCGGTCCAGGTGGCCGCGCACTGGCGGGCAAAACATTCGTCTTCACGGGTGGGCTGGCCGGTTACAGCCGCGATCGCGCCAAAGAGTTGGTGGAACGGCAGGGAGGACAGGTGTCGTCGAGTGTGAGCAAGAAAACAGCGTATGTCGTGGCAGGAGCCGATCCGGGATCGAAACTCGATCAGGCCCAGAAGCTCGGCGTGAAAATTCTCACGGAAGCAGAGTTTACCGATCTGGTGACGCCTGCGTGA
- a CDS encoding DUF21 domain-containing protein produces the protein MDIIVLIFLILLSAVISVVEVGFYSVNDTKLRALADTGSKRAEMALHLRTDPQRLLLTILVGDRLVDTATASLATIIALNRFGGQGLEGVLGEAFAVLVGILTFVLLVFADLVPKTLAAKYSVPVVLNMAYLAYAAQQVLTPIMFFVVPLIYKLTGGKGLNVPFVTEEELKIMLDQSSKSGAIEAQEVKMIKNVFQLKDITAEDCMTPRIYMFSLDCNQYLREAKELLFKSKYSRIPLYEGTLDNIIGILYKTKALTALAQGHTEMKLRDIAQPALFIPHTKSADDLMKQFQLDKRHMAIVVNEFGGVMGLVTLEDLLEEVVGEIVDETDITEELIKRIGKNQILVHGRTEVRKVNDFLKVDLGDDAVTISGLIQHELGRIPKVGEEIHIANCRLVIHEADPRVIKSVQIYKEDKHPAQHDQPVEEHVPVTQASPDR, from the coding sequence ATGGACATTATCGTATTGATCTTCCTTATTCTGTTGTCGGCGGTCATCTCCGTCGTCGAAGTAGGATTCTATTCCGTTAACGACACCAAACTTCGGGCGTTGGCTGATACCGGCAGCAAACGGGCGGAGATGGCGCTGCACCTGCGGACCGATCCCCAACGCCTGTTGTTGACCATCCTGGTGGGCGACCGCCTGGTCGACACGGCAACCGCGTCACTGGCGACGATCATCGCCTTGAACCGGTTCGGAGGGCAGGGGCTCGAGGGTGTGCTGGGCGAGGCCTTCGCGGTTCTCGTCGGCATCCTGACGTTCGTGTTGTTGGTGTTTGCCGATCTCGTGCCTAAGACCCTGGCGGCGAAATATTCGGTGCCCGTCGTCCTGAACATGGCCTATCTGGCCTATGCGGCTCAGCAGGTGCTCACCCCGATCATGTTCTTCGTCGTGCCGCTGATCTATAAACTTACCGGCGGCAAGGGGCTCAATGTCCCCTTCGTCACGGAGGAAGAGCTCAAGATCATGCTGGATCAGAGCAGCAAGAGCGGCGCGATCGAGGCTCAGGAAGTGAAAATGATCAAGAATGTCTTTCAGCTGAAGGACATCACGGCAGAAGACTGCATGACCCCGCGCATTTACATGTTCTCGCTCGACTGCAATCAATACCTGCGCGAAGCGAAAGAGTTGCTGTTCAAGTCGAAATACTCGCGCATTCCGCTGTACGAGGGCACGCTGGATAACATCATCGGCATTCTCTACAAGACCAAAGCGTTGACTGCGCTGGCCCAGGGCCATACGGAAATGAAGCTGCGGGATATTGCGCAGCCGGCCCTGTTCATCCCGCACACAAAATCCGCCGACGATTTGATGAAACAGTTCCAGTTGGACAAGCGCCATATGGCGATCGTCGTGAACGAGTTCGGCGGGGTGATGGGATTAGTTACTTTGGAAGATTTGCTGGAAGAAGTGGTCGGAGAAATCGTCGATGAGACGGATATCACCGAAGAGCTCATCAAACGTATCGGCAAGAACCAGATCCTCGTGCATGGACGCACCGAAGTCCGGAAGGTCAACGATTTCTTGAAGGTGGATTTGGGCGACGATGCGGTGACCATCAGCGGCCTGATTCAGCACGAACTGGGCCGGATTCCAAAGGTCGGCGAAGAAATTCATATCGCCAACTGCCGCCTGGTGATTCATGAAGCGGACCCGCGGGTCATCAAAAGCGTACAAATCTACAAGGAAGACAAGCACCCAGCCCAGCATGATCAACCGGTCGAGGAGCATGTGCCGGTCACGCAGGCGTCACCAGATCGGTAA
- a CDS encoding vitamin B12-dependent ribonucleotide reductase, which produces MRIERRFTKRGQSPYEGLAFVQRSSEIRNPDGSTVFKLEHIDIPEHWTQLAIDILAQKYFRKAGVPQVHEDGTPVVDAAGKPVLGGERDSRQVFNRLAGCWTFWGKNHGYFKTPEDATAFHDEMCYMLAYQMAAPNSPQWFNTGLHYAYGLSGPAQGHFYVDPKLGEVVRATNAFEHPQPHACFIQSIEDDLVNENGIMDLWVREARLFKYGSGTGTNFSRLRGDGESLSGGGRSSGLMSFLKIGDRAAGAIKSGGTTRRAAKMVCLDLDHPDIEEFIDWKVVEEQKVAAMVTGSKICAQRLNAVLKACQLADAQGLAHLELDMKHNQALREAVAAARRDMVPEAYIHRMFDYAKQGYTHFVFHEYDTNWDGKAYQTVSGQNSNNSVRIPNGFFDALERDGDWELRRRIDGKISKTIKARDLWDKIAWAAWICADPGTQYDTTINEWHTCPEDGRINASNPCSEYMFLDDTACNLASLNLAKFFNAEGEFDLDSFRHAVRLWTVALEISVLMASFPSRAIAQKSYEYRTLGLGYANLGTILMKQSIPYDSPKATAICGAITAIMTGESYATSAEMAAEIGPFPGYNKNRDAMLRVIRNHRRAAYSAPNEEYEDLTILPTSIQPEQCPPAMLLAARRAWDRALELGTAYGFRNAQVTVIAPTGTIGLVMDCDTTGIEPDFALVKFKKLAGGGYFKIINQSLPPALQALGYTDAQIRDIGAYCAGHQTLKGAPFINHEVLRQKGFDDAALERLEGSLAQAFEIQFVFNKYTLGEQFCREKLGITDAQLADPTFNMLKTLGFTQEDVAAANDYCCGTMTVEGAPHLKLEHLPIFDCANRCGRIGQRYIAVDAHIRMMAAAQPFISGAISKTINMPADATLEDVKAAYLFAWKSMVKAVALYRDGSKLSQPLNASSDSGKGAEAAPSVATVAEKVAERVLVRYLHKRRSLPARRSGYTQKAIIGGHKLYLRTGEYEDGTLGEIFLDMHKEGAAFRSLMNNFAIAISLGLQHGVPLEEFVEAFVFTRFEPNGPVKLNDRIKMATSIIDYIFRELAITYLERKDLSQVQEDDLRMDSMKKDEQDPECVEEEVDMTALKKASILTEHLPVRRNGMNGGNGHSQRAGGAGSGSVAHKLELKRETLTVTSVRQEAKEKGYEGDPCQNCKQFTLVRNGTCLKCMSCGETSGCS; this is translated from the coding sequence GTGAGGATTGAACGAAGATTCACCAAGCGTGGGCAGAGCCCCTATGAAGGTCTTGCGTTCGTACAACGTTCCTCGGAGATCCGGAATCCAGACGGATCGACCGTGTTTAAGTTGGAGCATATCGACATCCCTGAACATTGGACGCAATTGGCCATCGATATTCTGGCCCAAAAATATTTCCGGAAAGCCGGCGTCCCGCAAGTTCATGAGGATGGCACGCCGGTGGTGGATGCCGCAGGCAAGCCTGTGCTGGGCGGCGAGCGCGACTCCCGCCAGGTGTTTAACCGGCTGGCCGGTTGTTGGACCTTCTGGGGCAAGAATCACGGCTATTTCAAAACGCCGGAAGATGCGACCGCTTTCCACGATGAAATGTGCTACATGCTGGCCTACCAGATGGCCGCCCCCAACAGCCCCCAATGGTTCAACACGGGGCTGCATTATGCCTACGGGCTTTCGGGGCCGGCGCAGGGCCACTTTTACGTCGATCCCAAATTGGGCGAAGTGGTCCGGGCCACGAATGCGTTCGAGCATCCGCAGCCGCATGCCTGCTTCATTCAGTCGATTGAAGACGATCTGGTTAATGAGAACGGCATCATGGACCTCTGGGTTCGTGAAGCGAGGCTCTTCAAGTACGGGTCCGGCACCGGCACGAATTTCTCGCGGTTGCGCGGCGACGGCGAATCCCTGTCTGGCGGCGGACGCTCGTCCGGTCTCATGTCGTTCTTGAAGATCGGCGATCGTGCCGCCGGAGCGATCAAGTCGGGCGGAACCACCAGGCGCGCGGCCAAGATGGTCTGTCTGGATCTGGATCACCCGGATATCGAAGAGTTCATCGACTGGAAAGTCGTCGAAGAGCAGAAGGTGGCCGCCATGGTCACCGGCTCCAAGATTTGCGCACAACGGCTCAATGCCGTGCTCAAGGCCTGCCAGTTGGCCGATGCGCAGGGGCTGGCTCACCTCGAATTGGATATGAAGCACAATCAGGCACTGCGCGAGGCCGTGGCAGCCGCCCGTCGCGACATGGTGCCGGAAGCCTATATCCATCGCATGTTCGACTATGCGAAGCAGGGTTATACCCACTTCGTGTTTCATGAATATGACACCAACTGGGACGGTAAGGCCTACCAGACCGTCTCGGGGCAGAATTCCAACAATAGTGTGCGTATCCCGAACGGCTTCTTCGATGCGTTGGAGCGCGACGGCGATTGGGAATTGCGTCGCCGGATCGACGGTAAGATCAGCAAGACCATCAAGGCCCGGGATCTCTGGGACAAGATCGCCTGGGCGGCCTGGATTTGCGCCGATCCCGGCACGCAGTACGATACGACGATCAATGAATGGCATACCTGTCCGGAAGACGGGCGGATTAATGCCTCCAATCCCTGTTCCGAATACATGTTCCTGGACGACACGGCTTGCAACCTGGCTTCGTTGAACCTCGCCAAGTTTTTTAACGCGGAAGGGGAGTTCGACCTGGATTCCTTCCGCCATGCGGTGCGGTTGTGGACTGTGGCGCTGGAAATCAGTGTCTTGATGGCCTCGTTCCCCAGCCGCGCGATTGCGCAGAAGAGTTATGAGTACCGGACGCTGGGGCTGGGCTACGCCAACCTCGGCACCATTCTGATGAAACAAAGCATTCCCTATGATTCGCCGAAAGCGACGGCGATTTGCGGCGCGATCACGGCGATCATGACCGGCGAATCCTATGCGACGTCGGCGGAAATGGCGGCGGAGATCGGCCCGTTTCCAGGCTACAACAAGAACCGTGACGCGATGTTGCGCGTCATCCGGAACCATCGGCGGGCGGCGTATAGCGCGCCCAATGAGGAGTATGAAGATCTCACGATTCTGCCGACGTCAATTCAGCCAGAACAGTGTCCGCCGGCCATGCTCCTGGCGGCGCGGCGCGCCTGGGATCGCGCATTGGAATTGGGCACGGCCTACGGATTCCGCAATGCGCAGGTGACCGTGATCGCTCCGACCGGCACCATCGGCCTCGTCATGGACTGCGACACGACCGGCATCGAGCCGGATTTCGCCCTGGTCAAATTCAAGAAACTGGCGGGCGGCGGTTACTTCAAGATCATCAACCAGAGTCTGCCGCCGGCGCTGCAAGCGCTCGGGTATACGGACGCTCAGATCCGCGATATCGGCGCCTATTGCGCGGGCCATCAAACGTTGAAAGGCGCACCCTTCATCAACCATGAGGTGCTACGTCAAAAGGGCTTCGACGATGCGGCACTGGAACGGCTGGAAGGATCGTTGGCGCAGGCGTTCGAAATCCAGTTCGTCTTCAACAAATACACCTTGGGCGAACAGTTTTGCCGCGAGAAACTCGGCATCACCGACGCGCAGTTGGCGGATCCGACGTTCAACATGCTCAAGACCCTGGGCTTCACCCAGGAAGATGTGGCGGCGGCGAATGACTATTGCTGCGGCACCATGACGGTCGAGGGCGCGCCACACCTCAAGCTTGAGCACCTGCCGATTTTCGATTGCGCCAATCGTTGCGGCAGAATCGGTCAGCGTTACATCGCGGTCGATGCGCATATCCGCATGATGGCGGCGGCGCAACCCTTCATCAGCGGCGCGATCAGCAAGACTATCAACATGCCGGCCGATGCCACGCTGGAAGACGTCAAGGCGGCCTACCTCTTCGCCTGGAAGAGCATGGTCAAGGCCGTGGCGCTCTATCGCGACGGGTCGAAATTGAGCCAACCGTTGAACGCCTCGTCCGATAGCGGCAAGGGCGCAGAAGCGGCGCCCAGCGTGGCTACCGTCGCGGAGAAAGTCGCCGAACGGGTGTTGGTCCGGTATCTCCACAAACGCCGCTCGCTCCCGGCGCGACGCAGCGGATACACGCAGAAAGCCATTATCGGAGGACACAAGCTGTACCTGCGCACCGGCGAGTATGAAGACGGCACCCTCGGTGAAATTTTCCTCGACATGCACAAGGAAGGCGCCGCCTTCCGCAGCTTGATGAATAACTTCGCCATTGCGATTTCGCTCGGCCTGCAGCATGGTGTGCCGCTGGAGGAGTTCGTCGAAGCCTTTGTCTTCACCCGCTTCGAGCCGAACGGGCCGGTGAAATTGAACGACCGCATCAAGATGGCCACATCGATCATCGACTACATCTTCCGGGAACTGGCGATTACCTACCTCGAGCGGAAGGATCTCTCTCAGGTCCAGGAAGATGATCTCCGAATGGACTCGATGAAGAAGGACGAGCAGGATCCCGAATGTGTGGAAGAAGAAGTCGACATGACGGCGCTCAAGAAGGCCTCCATTCTGACGGAGCATTTGCCAGTGCGGCGGAACGGCATGAACGGCGGCAATGGTCATTCCCAAAGAGCGGGGGGAGCGGGGAGCGGAAGCGTCGCCCACAAATTGGAACTGAAGCGCGAGACCTTGACGGTGACCTCCGTGCGGCAGGAAGCCAAGGAAAAGGGCTACGAAGGCGACCCGTGCCAGAATTGCAAACAGTTCACCCTGGTGCGGAACGGAACCTGCCTGAAGTGCATGAGCTGCGGCGAGACCAGCGGGTGTTCCTAG
- a CDS encoding AAA domain-containing protein: protein MASGTQPASSRVLTIDGITLHLAQPMTMGQEWIGNREILKQLLACWLVIDERDLPLSPRITGQPGIGKTTLAMAGARERKQDLYVFQCTADTRPEDLLITPVLAESGMISYHASPLVTAVLTGSICVLDEGNRMNEKSWASLAPLLDHRRCVESIIAGILIKAHADFRCCVTMNEDASTYEVPDYILSRLQPTLGMGFPTREDELAILQYHLPFAPPEMLALTVEFLQEAHQLSLEYSVRDGIHLLQYALKRRAQDPTHPLSVDAAWRESLIKVLGEEALDLPMQSRKRKRALGDQSLPQGLGDFFFGSDDPLHPGR, encoded by the coding sequence ATGGCATCAGGCACACAACCGGCCTCATCGCGTGTACTGACGATCGACGGCATCACGCTGCACCTGGCACAGCCCATGACCATGGGCCAGGAATGGATCGGGAACCGGGAAATTCTCAAACAGTTACTGGCCTGCTGGCTGGTCATCGACGAACGCGACCTGCCCCTGTCACCTCGCATCACCGGTCAGCCGGGGATCGGAAAGACCACCCTGGCGATGGCCGGGGCCCGTGAGCGCAAACAGGACCTCTACGTGTTCCAGTGCACGGCGGACACGCGCCCGGAAGATCTGTTGATTACGCCCGTGCTGGCGGAATCCGGCATGATCAGCTATCACGCCTCGCCGCTCGTCACCGCCGTGCTCACCGGCAGCATCTGCGTGCTCGACGAGGGCAACCGGATGAATGAAAAGAGCTGGGCCTCTTTGGCTCCGCTGCTGGACCACCGGCGCTGTGTGGAGTCGATCATCGCGGGCATTCTGATCAAGGCCCATGCGGACTTCCGCTGCTGCGTCACCATGAACGAGGACGCCTCGACCTATGAGGTCCCCGACTACATCCTATCCCGCTTGCAACCGACCCTGGGCATGGGCTTTCCGACTCGGGAAGACGAACTGGCAATCTTGCAATACCACCTCCCCTTTGCGCCGCCGGAGATGCTCGCCCTCACCGTCGAATTTCTCCAGGAAGCGCATCAGCTCAGTCTCGAATACTCCGTGCGCGACGGCATCCATCTCCTGCAGTATGCCCTGAAACGGCGCGCGCAGGATCCGACCCATCCGCTTTCGGTGGATGCGGCCTGGCGGGAATCCCTCATCAAGGTCCTCGGTGAGGAAGCGCTCGACCTGCCGATGCAATCACGGAAGCGAAAACGCGCGCTGGGCGATCAGTCCCTGCCGCAAGGACTCGGAGATTTTTTCTTCGGAAGTGATGACCCTCTACATCCCGGCCGATAA
- a CDS encoding cupin domain-containing protein: MTVNQQLVATEWLARGFSCDLWVDPPGQVWEDYRHATDELLMLVAGRLELEFGERCIRPAPGEEILIPAGVSHSVRNIGETTAQWLYGYKRIHIG; this comes from the coding sequence GTGACGGTCAATCAACAATTGGTAGCGACGGAATGGCTGGCGCGGGGCTTCAGTTGTGATCTTTGGGTTGATCCGCCAGGGCAAGTATGGGAGGATTACCGCCACGCGACCGATGAGCTGCTCATGCTGGTCGCGGGCCGGTTAGAACTGGAGTTCGGGGAGCGCTGTATCAGGCCCGCTCCGGGTGAAGAAATCCTCATTCCGGCCGGGGTGTCTCACTCGGTCAGAAACATCGGTGAGACGACTGCTCAATGGCTCTACGGGTACAAGCGGATTCATATAGGCTGA
- a CDS encoding septal ring lytic transglycosylase RlpA family protein yields the protein MTGEKRTSTSRLLFPLFVLLLTTWLHGCSGWSPARPSYPPGYPLGFVERGSASWYGPGFHGSRTANGEVYDMHKLTAAHRTLPLGSVAVVRSLTTGRQVTVRINDRGPFARGRILDLSLAGAQAVGMVGRGTDDIELRVISYQGRAGDMGVLRVQVGSFADPANAQALVQRLQSAYPGSRAVAVDLPDGRRYRVFAGQFQTEAEAERAVTHLKRALDTDPFIVRDDSPPASTGNP from the coding sequence ATGACGGGGGAGAAGAGGACCAGCACGAGCCGTCTTCTTTTCCCCCTCTTTGTTCTCCTCCTGACGACATGGCTCCATGGTTGCTCCGGCTGGAGTCCGGCGCGCCCCTCCTATCCGCCCGGCTATCCCTTGGGGTTCGTAGAGCGGGGGAGCGCGTCCTGGTACGGGCCTGGTTTTCACGGCAGCCGCACGGCCAACGGGGAAGTCTATGACATGCATAAACTGACAGCGGCGCACCGCACGTTGCCGCTGGGCTCGGTGGCGGTCGTCCGCTCGTTAACGACGGGACGGCAGGTAACGGTGCGCATCAATGATCGGGGGCCATTTGCGCGGGGAAGAATTCTGGACCTCTCGCTCGCGGGCGCTCAGGCCGTAGGCATGGTCGGACGTGGCACGGATGACATCGAATTGCGTGTCATCAGCTACCAGGGGAGAGCCGGAGACATGGGCGTATTGCGCGTGCAGGTCGGCTCCTTTGCCGACCCCGCCAATGCGCAGGCGCTGGTGCAACGGCTACAAAGTGCCTATCCCGGTTCGCGAGCGGTGGCGGTCGATCTGCCGGATGGGCGCCGTTATCGGGTCTTTGCCGGTCAATTTCAAACGGAGGCGGAAGCCGAGCGGGCCGTGACACATCTGAAACGAGCGCTCGATACGGATCCGTTTATCGTGCGGGACGACAGCCCCCCGGCGTCTACGGGAAATCCATGA